One window of Hymenobacter sp. BRD128 genomic DNA carries:
- a CDS encoding phosphatase PAP2 family protein: MLYLLRQTRTFLIPYAALLLLLGTVLLATPKHTAFFWVNSHNTPFFDQFFRPFTNVGDGLFYVLITLGLLFARFRWALVSFVCFAVTSLAAQIGKQLIFTGHPRPFRYFSENPGFPALHVVEGVVMGTLKSFPSGHSTSAFSVFLLLTLLVKDKRWGYAFVALAALTAYSRVYLAQHFVEDVYAGSVLGTGLTLAVLAWLLPYLEQHPKAWYQWRLRRPGQTARP, encoded by the coding sequence ATGCTTTATCTGCTCCGGCAAACCCGCACCTTTTTGATTCCCTACGCCGCGCTGCTGTTGCTACTCGGCACCGTGCTGCTGGCCACGCCCAAGCACACGGCTTTTTTCTGGGTAAATAGCCACAACACGCCGTTTTTCGACCAGTTTTTTCGGCCCTTCACCAACGTGGGCGACGGGCTGTTCTACGTGCTTATCACGCTGGGGCTGCTGTTTGCGCGCTTCCGCTGGGCGCTGGTGAGCTTCGTGTGCTTTGCCGTGACCTCGCTAGCCGCCCAAATCGGCAAGCAACTCATCTTTACGGGCCATCCCCGGCCCTTCCGCTATTTCAGCGAAAACCCGGGCTTTCCAGCCTTGCACGTAGTAGAGGGGGTAGTGATGGGTACGCTCAAGAGCTTCCCATCGGGACACTCCACGTCGGCGTTTTCGGTATTCCTGCTGCTTACGCTCTTGGTGAAGGACAAGCGCTGGGGCTACGCCTTTGTGGCGCTGGCGGCGCTCACTGCCTACTCGCGGGTGTACCTGGCCCAGCACTTTGTAGAGGATGTATACGCCGGCTCGGTGCTGGGCACCGGCCTTACCCTAGCAGTACTAGCCTGGCTCTTACCCTACCTGGAGCAGCACCCAAAAGCCTGGTACCAGTGGCGCCTGCGCCGCCCAGGGCAAACGGCGCGTCCGTAG
- a CDS encoding fatty acid desaturase, with product MKVLAVSTDPVYTRAATPSRLATWLARYLQDERDLPFAYLILKISATMLPLAVLLFVPALRGAWWWATFGLFFFFSNARFKGPFGLMLHCTSHRVLFKKKHGWLNHYIPWVLGPLFGQTPESYFVHHMGMHHPENNLPDDESSTMFYQRDSLRGFLRYLGDFLFLGVAKLASYFTLRNKATLRYRLLRGEILYAGLTLALAFVNLPATLAVFVAPFLLSRVIMMLGNWAQHAFIDAASPENCYRNSVTCINTSYNHKCWNDGYHISHHLKPALHWTDHPHHFRQNLAQYASNEAIVFDGIHFLHIFFYLMAKRYDLLARHFVLLDGTARTEAEVVDLLRRRTQRIGREVLVPQLV from the coding sequence ATGAAAGTATTAGCAGTCTCCACCGACCCGGTGTACACCCGGGCGGCTACCCCTTCGCGCTTGGCTACCTGGCTGGCCCGCTATCTGCAAGACGAGCGTGACCTGCCGTTTGCCTACCTCATCCTGAAAATATCGGCGACCATGCTGCCGCTGGCAGTACTACTGTTTGTGCCCGCCTTGCGCGGGGCGTGGTGGTGGGCCACTTTCGGGCTGTTTTTTTTCTTTAGCAATGCGCGCTTTAAAGGGCCGTTTGGATTAATGCTACACTGCACCAGTCACCGCGTGCTGTTCAAGAAGAAGCACGGCTGGCTGAACCACTACATTCCGTGGGTGCTGGGGCCGCTGTTTGGCCAAACGCCGGAGTCGTATTTCGTGCACCACATGGGCATGCACCATCCCGAAAATAATCTGCCTGATGACGAAAGCTCGACCATGTTCTATCAGCGCGATTCGCTGCGCGGGTTTCTGCGCTACCTCGGCGACTTCCTGTTTTTGGGCGTGGCCAAGCTAGCCAGCTACTTCACGCTGCGTAACAAAGCCACGCTGCGCTACCGCCTGCTGCGCGGTGAAATTCTCTACGCCGGCCTCACGTTGGCGCTGGCCTTCGTGAATCTGCCGGCTACGCTGGCCGTGTTTGTGGCGCCTTTCCTACTCTCGCGGGTTATTATGATGCTCGGCAATTGGGCACAGCACGCCTTTATCGACGCCGCCAGCCCCGAAAACTGTTACCGCAACAGCGTGACCTGCATCAACACCAGCTACAACCACAAATGCTGGAACGACGGCTACCATATTAGCCACCACCTCAAGCCGGCCCTGCACTGGACCGACCACCCGCACCACTTCCGCCAAAATCTGGCGCAGTATGCTAGCAATGAAGCCATTGTGTTCGACGGCATCCACTTCCTGCACATTTTCTTCTACCTCATGGCCAAGCGCTACGACTTGCTGGCCCGTCATTTTGTGCTGCTCGATGGTACGGCGCGCACCGAGGCCGAGGTAGTGGACCTGCTGCGCCGCCGCACCCAGCGCATCGGCCGCGAAGTGCTGGTGCCCCAACTGGTGTAA
- a CDS encoding aminopeptidase P N-terminal domain-containing protein, which yields MRYGPIAPELFVENRRRFRELLPPQSLAIFNANDILPTNADGTLALKQNTDLFYLSGVDQEETILVICPDAALEKHREILFVRETSELILVWEGYKLTKEEARQVSGIPTIMWVDQFETVLPALMNEAEYVYLNSNEHIRAVVEVETRDARLIKSLQRRYPLHQYRRAAKLTHQLRAIKSSEEIRLMRRACEITGNAFRRLLGFVKPGVWEYEVEAEIMHEFIRSGSRGPAYTSIIGSGESATILHYISNDRQCQDGDVLLLDFGAEYANYAADLTRSIPVSGTYTPRQRQVYEAVLRVFKFAKTQLVAGNEIEAYHKAVGQAMERELIGLDLLNASDVKNQDPDAPLYKKYFPHGTSHYLGLDVHDVGYKYRKFEAGMVYTIEPGIYIREEKLGIRLENDFLITPNGNEDLMADIPLELADIERLMKR from the coding sequence ATGCGCTACGGTCCCATTGCCCCCGAGCTGTTTGTTGAAAATCGCCGCCGCTTTCGCGAGTTGCTGCCGCCGCAGTCGCTGGCTATTTTTAACGCCAACGACATTCTGCCCACCAATGCCGACGGTACGCTGGCGCTCAAGCAAAACACCGATTTGTTTTACCTCTCGGGCGTCGACCAGGAGGAAACCATCCTCGTCATTTGCCCCGACGCGGCGCTCGAAAAGCACCGCGAAATCCTGTTTGTGCGCGAAACCTCGGAGCTGATTCTGGTGTGGGAAGGCTATAAGTTGACCAAGGAAGAAGCACGCCAGGTGTCGGGCATCCCCACCATTATGTGGGTCGACCAGTTCGAAACCGTGCTGCCGGCCCTCATGAACGAGGCCGAGTACGTGTACCTCAATTCAAACGAGCACATCCGGGCCGTGGTAGAAGTTGAAACCCGCGACGCCCGCCTCATCAAGAGCCTGCAGCGCCGCTACCCCCTGCACCAGTACCGCCGCGCTGCCAAGCTCACGCACCAGCTGCGGGCCATCAAAAGCTCCGAGGAAATCCGGCTTATGCGCCGCGCCTGCGAAATCACCGGCAATGCATTCCGGCGCCTACTGGGCTTTGTGAAGCCGGGCGTGTGGGAGTATGAGGTGGAAGCTGAGATAATGCACGAATTCATCAGGAGCGGCTCGCGCGGGCCGGCCTATACCAGCATTATCGGCAGCGGCGAAAGTGCGACCATTCTGCACTACATCTCCAACGACCGGCAGTGCCAGGACGGCGACGTGCTGCTGCTCGACTTCGGCGCCGAATACGCCAACTACGCCGCCGACCTCACGCGCAGCATCCCGGTCAGTGGCACCTACACGCCGCGCCAGCGCCAGGTGTATGAGGCCGTGCTACGGGTATTTAAATTCGCCAAAACCCAGCTCGTAGCAGGCAATGAAATCGAAGCCTATCACAAAGCCGTGGGCCAGGCGATGGAGCGGGAACTCATTGGGCTGGACCTGCTGAATGCCAGCGACGTGAAGAACCAGGACCCCGACGCGCCACTCTACAAGAAGTATTTCCCGCACGGCACCAGCCACTACCTGGGCCTCGACGTCCACGATGTCGGCTATAAATATCGCAAGTTTGAGGCGGGCATGGTGTACACCATCGAGCCGGGCATTTATATCCGCGAAGAGAAGCTAGGCATTCGTCTCGAAAACGACTTTCTCATTACGCCTAATGGCAACGAGGACCTGATGGCCGACATCCCGTTGGAGCTAGCCGACATTGAGCGCCTTATGAAGCGCTAG
- a CDS encoding class I SAM-dependent methyltransferase, whose translation MGHEGADWLERADRPQEEGTNALIKELHLKPTDVVADIGAGTGFFSFRLAPLVPRGRVLAVDIQPEMVAELRQRQTRNGLRNVEPVLGTTTDPHLPASAVDVVLIVDAYHEFDHPREMGQAIRQALRPGTGRLALVEYRAEDPNVPIKAIHKMTVEQARKEMAAIGLEFVEVRETLPQQHLLLFRRPQ comes from the coding sequence ATGGGCCACGAGGGCGCCGATTGGCTGGAGCGCGCCGACCGCCCTCAGGAAGAAGGCACTAATGCGCTTATTAAGGAGCTGCACCTCAAGCCCACCGATGTGGTGGCCGATATCGGGGCGGGCACGGGTTTTTTTTCGTTTCGGCTAGCCCCGCTCGTGCCGCGCGGCCGCGTGCTGGCCGTGGATATTCAGCCCGAAATGGTGGCTGAGCTAAGGCAGCGCCAAACCAGAAATGGCCTGCGCAACGTGGAGCCCGTGCTCGGCACCACCACCGACCCGCACCTGCCCGCCAGCGCCGTCGATGTAGTGCTCATCGTGGATGCCTACCACGAGTTTGACCACCCGCGCGAGATGGGCCAAGCCATTCGGCAGGCCCTGCGGCCCGGCACCGGCCGGCTAGCCCTGGTCGAGTACCGGGCTGAAGACCCGAATGTGCCCATCAAGGCCATTCACAAAATGACTGTGGAACAGGCCCGCAAGGAGATGGCCGCCATCGGCCTGGAGTTTGTGGAAGTGCGCGAAACGCTGCCGCAACAGCATTTGCTGCTGTTCCGACGGCCCCAATAA
- a CDS encoding GSCFA domain-containing protein: MFRTELTIAPQERQLARTARVLTVGSCFADSIGTRLRLNKVNALVNPFGTVFQPLALAQLLRAAAGEEQDWQQHLVEARGRWQSYDFHSTVGAESPVELLQLIQETVRRVGDFVRTADAVVLTLGTAWAYRLRETGELVSNLHKLPASLFEKELLTADEMVNGLAEVHASLRRLNPDVRIVLTVSPVRHIKDTLSLNAVSKSVLRVACHYLSELLPGVSYFPAYELLLDELRDYRFYASDMLHPSEVAEDYIWDKFARAYFDADFGRFRKEWAAVRQSLGHRPLHLGAPEHRTFLDQTAERLERMSGQGVDVRQELRDVQRQLAALPPPKPVRVPIAEPDDDEERIDIGSEQATAAETLPLAATQPERRDDNRRSGRRNDRNNRPNRDRRGSQENSSVVQPGAVEPAAELVDDSSLIGDLTVAADAEALLTNDENILLPTEESSAYPAKKKKRRSRGGAKRTARKHAARLAAEQTEDTSGKNPDALAAEELAQEAAQEIAGVLPSEILLEAGTANEAPLISPPLTGATHTEPVATAPTEPATAVRKRGTGPTPKKSKVIAKSGLVKRGGRRNELYRNPTPAEKAAAEAATEASPAMAPIISPPLIPVALLERPAVLDTMVASPAETTAATTLSPQEAVSAVGTTATAAGKPRRGRPKAAGASPAVTPAASTEATPAPVEAAAPAPPETPAQRPAKAPKSAPKKPAARRKQRPKSLVRKRLRLSAPRRQLPTRQPLNFLKPSPAGWVLFYPATRCPMSASPTQPANRLAHETSPYLLQHAHNPVDWYPWGPEALARAQAEQKPILVSIGYAACHWCHVMERESFENEQVARVMNEHFVCIKVDREERPDVDQIYMDAVQAMGIQGGWPLNVLLTPAAKPFYGGTYFPHSNWVKLLENVAQAYAGEHRAELDGSAERFAQVLQASELEKYGAAGELASTGVTDEEFKLLVYNLAQRFDRERGGTNRAPKFPMPSIWRFLLRAHHISGSQQVLSQVNRTLREMAWGGIYDQVGGGWARYSVDAEWLVPHFEKMLYDNGQLLSLYSEAFQVTQDPLYREVVFQTANWVRRELTNPEGGFYSSLDADSEGEEGKFYVWTREELQRILGDEEPLASAYYQCTGVGNWEHGRNILHRRQPDEDFAQEHNLEPHVLAKLIHGWQKALLAARAKRVRPGLDDKVLTGWNALMLSGLLAAYRAFGEQEFLDLALRNAEFLQANLRQGPRLYRTWKNGRATINGFLEDYALVIEAYVSLYEATFTESWLHEAKTLASYVLDNFFDPAEQQFFYTDASAEPLIARKKELFDNVIPGSNSVMAHNLLRLGRHLENTDYQSLAAAMLAQAQALVVREPQHLTNWASLYVALLRPGAEVAIAGPQAEKFRQQLGRHFLPNEVLAGTLTTSNLPLLEGRSGTDRTTIYVCRHRACQLPVHTVAEALAQLTLPEQ, encoded by the coding sequence ATGTTTCGGACAGAACTAACTATTGCGCCGCAGGAGCGGCAACTAGCCCGCACGGCGCGGGTGCTCACGGTAGGCTCGTGCTTTGCCGACAGCATCGGCACCCGGCTGCGGCTGAATAAAGTAAATGCGCTCGTCAATCCTTTCGGGACGGTGTTTCAACCGCTAGCCCTGGCGCAGCTTTTGCGCGCCGCCGCCGGTGAAGAACAGGACTGGCAGCAGCACCTGGTAGAAGCGCGCGGCCGCTGGCAGAGCTACGACTTTCACAGCACCGTGGGGGCCGAGTCGCCGGTCGAACTGTTGCAGCTAATTCAGGAAACCGTGCGCCGGGTGGGCGACTTCGTGCGCACCGCCGATGCGGTGGTGCTAACGCTGGGCACCGCCTGGGCCTACCGCCTGCGCGAAACCGGCGAGTTGGTGAGCAACCTGCACAAGCTGCCGGCCAGCCTCTTCGAAAAAGAGCTGCTGACGGCTGATGAGATGGTAAACGGGCTAGCCGAGGTCCACGCCTCGCTACGCCGGCTTAATCCTGACGTACGCATTGTGCTCACCGTGAGCCCAGTGCGTCATATTAAAGACACGCTATCGCTGAACGCGGTGAGTAAGTCGGTACTGCGCGTAGCTTGTCACTACCTGAGCGAATTGCTGCCCGGGGTGAGCTACTTCCCGGCCTACGAGCTGCTATTGGATGAACTGCGCGACTACCGCTTCTATGCCAGCGATATGTTGCACCCGTCGGAAGTAGCGGAGGATTACATCTGGGACAAGTTTGCGCGGGCTTACTTCGACGCTGATTTTGGTCGCTTCCGCAAGGAGTGGGCCGCCGTGCGGCAGTCGCTGGGCCACCGGCCACTGCACCTGGGTGCGCCCGAGCACCGCACCTTCCTCGACCAAACCGCCGAGCGCCTCGAGCGCATGAGCGGCCAGGGCGTAGATGTGCGCCAGGAGCTGCGCGACGTGCAGCGTCAGCTAGCCGCCCTGCCGCCGCCCAAGCCAGTACGCGTGCCTATTGCGGAACCCGATGACGACGAGGAGCGCATCGACATTGGCAGTGAGCAAGCTACTGCTGCGGAAACTCTCCCGCTGGCAGCAACTCAGCCGGAACGGCGCGATGATAATCGCCGCAGCGGCAGACGCAACGACCGTAACAATCGCCCCAACCGCGACCGCCGCGGTAGCCAGGAAAATAGTTCTGTTGTGCAGCCTGGGGCCGTTGAGCCAGCGGCTGAACTGGTTGATGATAGTTCGTTAATCGGCGACTTAACCGTTGCCGCCGATGCGGAAGCGTTGCTTACCAACGACGAGAATATCTTACTGCCGACTGAAGAAAGCTCCGCTTATCCCGCCAAGAAGAAAAAGCGCCGCTCGCGGGGCGGGGCCAAGCGCACGGCCCGCAAGCATGCCGCCCGCCTGGCTGCCGAGCAAACGGAAGATACTTCCGGCAAAAACCCGGATGCCTTAGCAGCAGAAGAACTGGCCCAGGAAGCCGCCCAGGAAATAGCCGGTGTATTGCCCAGTGAAATCCTGTTGGAAGCAGGTACTGCAAACGAGGCCCCGCTTATTTCACCGCCACTCACGGGCGCAACGCATACTGAACCAGTTGCGACCGCGCCCACCGAGCCGGCTACCGCCGTGCGCAAGCGCGGCACGGGGCCTACTCCCAAGAAATCGAAAGTCATTGCGAAGTCCGGGCTGGTGAAGCGCGGTGGGCGGCGCAATGAATTGTACCGCAACCCTACCCCGGCCGAAAAAGCAGCGGCCGAGGCGGCCACCGAAGCAAGCCCGGCGATGGCCCCGATTATTTCGCCTCCCCTTATTCCGGTCGCCTTGCTAGAGCGCCCGGCCGTGCTGGATACGATGGTGGCTAGCCCCGCCGAAACAACTGCCGCAACCACGCTATCCCCACAGGAAGCAGTCTCTGCCGTCGGCACAACCGCCACGGCTGCTGGCAAGCCCCGCCGCGGCCGCCCAAAGGCAGCAGGGGCTAGCCCTGCTGTTACTCCGGCAGCCAGTACTGAAGCAACGCCCGCTCCAGTTGAAGCCGCCGCTCCTGCCCCACCAGAAACGCCGGCGCAACGCCCGGCTAAAGCCCCCAAATCAGCCCCTAAAAAGCCAGCTGCCCGAAGAAAGCAGCGCCCAAAAAGCCTAGTGCGAAAAAGACTCCGGCTAAGCGCGCCGCGCCGCCAGCTACCGACGCGCCAGCCGCTTAATTTTTTAAAACCCAGCCCTGCCGGCTGGGTTTTATTTTACCCCGCTACCCGCTGCCCTATGTCTGCCTCCCCTACCCAGCCCGCCAACCGGCTAGCACACGAAACCAGCCCTTACCTGCTGCAACACGCGCACAACCCCGTGGACTGGTATCCGTGGGGCCCCGAAGCGCTGGCCAGGGCCCAGGCTGAGCAAAAACCCATCCTAGTCAGCATTGGCTACGCGGCCTGCCACTGGTGCCACGTGATGGAGCGCGAATCGTTTGAGAACGAGCAGGTGGCGCGGGTAATGAACGAGCATTTCGTTTGCATCAAGGTAGACCGCGAGGAGCGGCCCGACGTGGACCAGATTTACATGGACGCGGTGCAGGCAATGGGCATTCAGGGCGGCTGGCCACTCAACGTGCTGCTCACGCCCGCAGCCAAGCCATTTTATGGCGGCACGTACTTTCCGCACTCCAACTGGGTAAAGCTGCTCGAAAACGTGGCCCAGGCCTACGCCGGCGAGCACCGCGCCGAGCTGGATGGGTCGGCCGAGCGCTTTGCCCAAGTGTTGCAGGCTAGCGAGCTGGAGAAATACGGGGCGGCCGGCGAGCTAGCCAGCACCGGCGTGACGGACGAGGAATTCAAGCTGCTGGTCTACAATCTGGCGCAGCGCTTCGACCGCGAGCGCGGCGGCACCAACCGCGCGCCTAAGTTTCCGATGCCTAGCATCTGGCGTTTTTTGCTGCGCGCTCATCACATTTCGGGTAGCCAGCAGGTGCTTAGTCAAGTCAACCGCACGCTGCGCGAAATGGCGTGGGGCGGCATCTACGACCAGGTGGGCGGCGGCTGGGCCCGCTACTCGGTCGATGCGGAGTGGCTGGTACCGCACTTCGAGAAAATGCTCTACGATAACGGCCAGCTGCTCAGCCTTTACAGCGAGGCCTTCCAGGTGACGCAAGACCCACTCTACCGCGAAGTCGTGTTTCAAACCGCGAATTGGGTGCGGCGCGAATTGACCAACCCGGAAGGCGGCTTCTATTCGTCGCTCGACGCCGATAGCGAAGGCGAGGAAGGTAAATTCTACGTCTGGACCCGCGAAGAATTGCAAAGAATATTGGGTGACGAGGAGCCGCTAGCCTCGGCTTACTACCAGTGCACCGGCGTGGGCAACTGGGAGCACGGCCGCAACATTCTGCACAGGCGGCAGCCCGACGAGGACTTTGCACAAGAGCATAATCTGGAGCCTCACGTGCTGGCCAAGCTCATCCACGGCTGGCAAAAAGCGCTGCTAGCCGCGCGCGCCAAGCGCGTGCGGCCGGGCCTCGACGACAAAGTGCTGACCGGCTGGAATGCCCTCATGCTCAGCGGCCTGCTCGCAGCGTACCGTGCTTTTGGCGAGCAAGAATTCTTGGACCTTGCCCTGCGCAATGCCGAATTTCTGCAAGCCAACCTGCGCCAGGGGCCGCGCCTCTACCGCACCTGGAAAAACGGCCGCGCCACCATCAACGGCTTTCTGGAAGACTACGCGCTGGTAATTGAAGCCTATGTGAGCCTCTACGAAGCCACCTTCACCGAAAGCTGGCTGCACGAGGCTAAAACGCTGGCTAGCTACGTGCTCGATAATTTCTTTGACCCTGCCGAGCAGCAGTTCTTTTATACCGACGCCAGCGCCGAGCCGCTCATTGCCCGCAAAAAGGAGTTGTTCGACAATGTCATCCCCGGCTCCAACTCGGTGATGGCGCACAACCTGTTGCGCCTGGGCCGGCACCTGGAAAATACTGACTATCAAAGCCTGGCCGCCGCTATGCTAGCCCAGGCGCAGGCGCTAGTAGTGAGGGAGCCGCAGCACCTCACCAACTGGGCCAGCCTCTACGTGGCACTGCTGCGGCCCGGTGCCGAAGTAGCCATCGCGGGGCCACAAGCCGAGAAGTTTCGCCAGCAGCTAGGACGGCATTTTCTACCCAACGAGGTGCTGGCCGGCACCTTGACTACCAGTAATTTGCCCCTGCTGGAGGGACGCAGCGGCACCGACCGCACCACTATTTACGTGTGCCGCCACCGCGCCTGCCAGCTGCCAGTGCACACCGTAGCCGAGGCGCTGGCGCAGCTAACCCTGCCCGAGCAATAA
- the priA gene encoding primosomal protein N', with product MSLTFEFASPTPAPAAMPDRVTLFVDVILPLPLPKLYTYRVPFELNDNVVIGGRVIVQFGAKRTLSCIVAAVHETPPKDYQAKYILEFIDDAPVVTQPQLKLFRWISEYYLCTLGEVINAALPAALKLSSESRIQLHPAYLTEGSPYPLDEKEQRIVDNLRTEDGKALTFTEVGDLLGIASFHKVIKSLMQKDIIFLFEQLSDKYTPKVLKKVRLAHHYVSTAAVERLFEDLAAKPKQVDVLLKYLQRVPVHHNEHLNHQGIEKAYLTSSPHLSASAVNTLIKNGVLEQFDQIVSRFPLEENPLAQMPYQLSEAQTTARDEVMTLFDQKNIVLLHGVTGSGKTEIYIDLIRQALDGGGQVLYLLPEIALTAQIVTRLMRVFGSRLGVYHSKFSDNERVEVWNGVLSGRFQVVVGVRSAVFLPFDNLSLIIVDEEHESSYKQYDPAPRYNAREVALMMGNFQGAKVLLGSATPAVETYYQARLGRYGLVTLSKRFGEAGMPEIELIDTRKLRAEKKMHNHFSADLLNAMESKIAQQEQVILFQNRRGYAPVTECNDCGYIPKCQSCAVSLSYHKHAHELRCHYCGYHEGMPTQCPACGSRALRTQGFGTEKLEDDLKIMLPQANVQRMDLDTTRAKNAYQQIIGDFEQQKTNVLVGTQMVTKGLDFENVSLVGIVNADAIIHYPDYRAHERAYQMFVQVSGRAGRKGKKGKVLIQTGDPTQVIFDKVIRNDYLEFYEYEITQRREHEYPPFARMIRLTVKHMDQELAQQAAILLTQELADRLGRGPVLGPEAPYIFRIRNFFLQEIVIKLSREHTVLKAAKLAICAALEVVRDQKEYRQARLIVDVDPM from the coding sequence GTGTCGCTTACGTTTGAATTTGCCTCTCCCACGCCCGCCCCGGCGGCGATGCCCGACCGGGTAACGCTGTTTGTGGACGTGATTTTGCCGCTGCCGCTGCCTAAGCTCTATACCTACCGGGTGCCTTTCGAGCTGAACGACAACGTGGTAATTGGCGGCCGGGTCATTGTGCAGTTTGGGGCCAAGCGCACGCTCAGCTGCATCGTGGCCGCCGTGCACGAAACGCCGCCCAAGGACTACCAGGCCAAATACATTCTGGAGTTTATTGACGACGCGCCCGTCGTGACCCAGCCACAGCTCAAGCTATTTCGCTGGATAAGTGAGTATTACCTCTGCACCCTGGGCGAGGTGATAAATGCCGCCCTGCCGGCCGCGCTCAAGCTCAGCTCGGAGTCGCGCATTCAGCTACATCCTGCTTACCTCACTGAGGGCAGCCCCTACCCGCTCGACGAAAAGGAGCAGCGCATCGTCGACAACCTGCGCACGGAGGATGGCAAGGCCCTGACCTTTACTGAAGTGGGCGACCTGCTAGGTATCGCTTCCTTTCACAAGGTTATTAAGTCGCTGATGCAAAAAGACATCATCTTTCTGTTTGAGCAGCTTTCCGATAAGTACACGCCCAAGGTGCTGAAGAAGGTGCGGCTAGCCCACCACTACGTGAGCACCGCCGCCGTGGAGCGGCTATTTGAGGACCTGGCTGCCAAGCCCAAGCAGGTCGATGTGCTACTCAAATACTTGCAGCGCGTACCGGTGCACCACAACGAGCACCTCAACCACCAAGGCATCGAAAAGGCTTACCTCACCAGCTCGCCGCACTTGTCGGCCTCGGCCGTGAACACGCTGATTAAGAACGGCGTGCTGGAGCAGTTCGACCAGATTGTGTCGCGCTTTCCGCTGGAGGAAAACCCGCTGGCGCAGATGCCTTATCAGCTCAGTGAGGCTCAAACAACGGCCCGCGACGAGGTAATGACGCTTTTTGACCAGAAAAACATTGTGCTGCTGCACGGCGTCACGGGTTCAGGCAAGACGGAGATTTACATTGACCTCATCCGGCAGGCGCTGGATGGTGGTGGGCAAGTACTCTACTTACTGCCCGAAATCGCGCTCACGGCTCAGATTGTGACCCGCCTCATGCGCGTCTTTGGCTCGCGGCTAGGGGTGTACCACTCTAAATTCTCGGACAACGAGCGCGTGGAAGTCTGGAATGGTGTGCTCTCGGGGCGCTTCCAGGTGGTAGTGGGCGTGCGCTCGGCGGTGTTCCTGCCGTTTGATAATCTGAGCCTGATTATCGTGGACGAGGAGCACGAAAGCTCGTACAAGCAGTATGACCCCGCCCCGCGCTACAACGCCCGCGAGGTGGCTCTGATGATGGGCAACTTTCAGGGTGCCAAGGTGCTACTAGGCTCGGCCACGCCGGCCGTCGAAACTTATTACCAGGCGCGGCTAGGCCGCTACGGCCTCGTCACGCTGAGCAAGCGCTTTGGCGAGGCTGGCATGCCCGAGATTGAGTTGATTGACACCCGCAAGCTGCGCGCCGAGAAGAAGATGCACAACCACTTCTCGGCTGACTTGCTGAACGCGATGGAAAGCAAAATCGCGCAGCAGGAGCAGGTTATCCTGTTCCAGAACCGACGCGGCTATGCCCCGGTCACGGAGTGCAACGACTGCGGCTACATCCCTAAGTGCCAGAGCTGCGCCGTGAGCTTGAGCTACCACAAGCACGCCCACGAGCTGCGCTGCCACTACTGCGGCTACCACGAAGGCATGCCCACGCAGTGCCCGGCCTGCGGCTCGCGCGCGCTGCGCACCCAAGGCTTTGGCACCGAGAAGCTGGAAGACGACCTCAAAATCATGCTGCCCCAGGCCAACGTGCAGCGCATGGACTTGGACACGACGCGCGCCAAAAACGCCTACCAGCAGATTATCGGCGACTTTGAGCAGCAAAAAACCAACGTACTCGTGGGCACCCAGATGGTAACCAAGGGCCTCGATTTTGAAAACGTGAGCCTGGTGGGCATCGTCAATGCCGACGCCATCATTCACTACCCCGACTACCGGGCCCACGAGCGCGCCTACCAGATGTTTGTGCAGGTGAGCGGCCGGGCCGGGCGCAAGGGTAAGAAAGGCAAAGTGCTCATTCAAACCGGCGACCCAACGCAGGTAATCTTCGACAAGGTTATCCGCAACGACTACCTGGAGTTTTACGAGTACGAGATAACCCAGCGCCGCGAGCACGAGTACCCGCCCTTTGCCCGCATGATACGCCTGACGGTGAAGCACATGGACCAGGAGCTGGCGCAGCAAGCCGCCATATTGCTCACGCAGGAGCTGGCCGACCGCCTGGGGCGCGGGCCGGTGCTCGGGCCCGAGGCACCTTATATTTTCCGTATTCGCAATTTCTTTTTGCAGGAAATAGTCATCAAGCTCAGCCGCGAACACACCGTGCTGAAAGCTGCCAAGCTAGCCATTTGCGCCGCGCTGGAGGTAGTGCGCGACCAAAAAGAATATCGCCAGGCCCGGCTGATAGTGGATGTTGACCCGATGTAG